Proteins from one Cryptomeria japonica chromosome 4, Sugi_1.0, whole genome shotgun sequence genomic window:
- the LOC131038835 gene encoding flavonoid 3',5'-hydroxylase 2, giving the protein MHLKLGTTPTIIASSREAATAILKTFDSDFSNRPQSGSAAADILLYNRSDITWSPRWPSLRKLCIFQLLTPKCLDKWQESREEEMALLLASIFRLRGTAVNVGDFVNVFTCNVIGQMTLRMRLFEENNAEAEHFRELMEDFLSTAARFRIGDFVPFLARIGFSGSLDEMKSLHKRLDKFLLRKIEEQRRMPLSTENVGNKDFLQILHQLKYNSAGDGRQLSESNIKGILLNMISAGTDTATRAVEWAMSEVIRHRHLMNKVRDELERVVGMEERVAGSHLPLLKYLQAVVSCDRNSSTASSNTAYAYSLISRQFKGNNWAFRSPEFSCDGECVGCSKRSKCVGEATGI; this is encoded by the exons ATGCATCTCAAATTGGGCACCACCCCCACCATTATTGCTTCCTCCCGGGAGGCCGCAACTGCCATTCTCAAGACATTTGATTCCGATTTCTCTAACAGGCCGCAGAGCGGATCAGCGGCAGCTGATATTCTCTTGTACAATAGAAGCGATATCACCTGGTCTCCTCGGTGGCCTTCACTAAGAAAGCTCTGCATTTTCCAACTCTTGACACCTAAATGTTTGGACAAGTGGCAGGAGTCCCGTGAAGAAGAAATGGCGCTGTTACTCGCCTCCATCTTTAGACTCCGAGGTACTGCTGTAAATGTGGGAGATTTTGTTAATGTCTTTACTTGTAATGTTATTGGACAGATGACACTGAGGATGAGACTCTTCGAAGAGAACAACGCAGAGGCCGAACATTTTAGAGAATTAATGGAAGATTTCTTAAGCACGGCTGCTCGTTTTAGGATCGGGGATTTCGTTCCTTTCTTAGCACGGATTGGCTTTAGCGGTTCTCTTGATGAAATGAAGAGCCTGCACAAGCGTCTTGATAAATTTCTTTTGAGGAAGATAGAAGAACAGAGGCGTATGCCTCTGTCCACTGAGAACGTTGGCAACAAGGACTTTCTACAGATTCTCCATCAACTCAAATATAATTCTGCAGGAGATGGGCGACAGCTTTCCGAGTCTAACATCAAAGGCATTTTACTG AACATGATTTCGGCAGGAACGGACACTGCTACCCGCGCTGTAGAATGGGCGATGTCCGAAGTGATCCGCCATCGTCATCTCATGAACAAAGTGAGAGACGAATTGGAGAGAGTTGTGGGAATGGAAGAGAGAGTAGCAGGATCTCATCTTCCTCTGCTGAAATATTTACAAGCAGTTGTGAGTTGTGACAGAAACTCTTCGACTGCATCCTCCAACACCGCTTATGCTTACTCACTCATTTCCAGACAGTTCAAGGGAAATAATTGGGCATTTCGTTCCCCTGAATTCTCATGTGACGGTGAATGTGTGGGCTGTAGCAAGAGATCCAAATGCGTGGGAGAGGCCACTGGAATTTGA